In Deinococcus maricopensis DSM 21211, one genomic interval encodes:
- a CDS encoding polysaccharide deacetylase family protein: MTVRARAARALLLTAALPVAVAAPVTPVRLSPPPLVQPARPGAVLPGQVQPLAPHTHVARPLPQVLLTPRVPQVRKVEYDSNGFIEAAHAVVLVGPTERAHLRTLAALVARRTLDARPSLAEVDVSVYDRAAYGGFGGPLPLFTASVPRERLDDFVRYAGNAGAYERAWTNPGREPTRAPLEAPERTLSFLGGSSELLRQQVQQAVSQFMGGVHGGLFFKGDSRSQLAALTFDDAPHPLYAPLVLDTLRRAGVHATFFCIGRNAEAYPYFVRDMVAQGHEVANHTYHHVRLPELSAAQVREELSQANAVLQGITGRPVRYFRPPGGEYSAQTLRVAEALGLVTTFWTDDPADFTNPGDAVLQERLLKHLRAGGIVLLHDNAPQALRVLPAFLELARGRQLTLVTVGRLARP, translated from the coding sequence GTGACGGTCCGCGCGCGGGCGGCCCGTGCGCTGCTGCTGACGGCGGCGCTGCCGGTCGCGGTGGCCGCGCCGGTCACGCCTGTGCGCCTGAGCCCGCCGCCGCTGGTGCAGCCCGCGCGGCCCGGCGCGGTGCTGCCCGGGCAGGTGCAGCCGCTCGCGCCGCACACGCACGTGGCGCGTCCGCTTCCGCAGGTGCTGCTCACGCCGCGCGTTCCGCAGGTGCGCAAGGTCGAGTACGACTCGAATGGGTTCATCGAGGCGGCGCACGCAGTGGTGCTGGTGGGGCCGACCGAGCGGGCGCACCTGCGGACGCTGGCGGCGCTGGTGGCGCGCCGGACGCTGGACGCCCGACCGTCCCTGGCGGAAGTGGACGTGAGCGTGTACGACCGCGCGGCGTACGGCGGGTTCGGCGGGCCGTTGCCGCTGTTCACCGCGAGCGTGCCGCGTGAGCGGCTGGACGACTTCGTGCGGTACGCCGGGAACGCCGGAGCGTACGAGCGCGCCTGGACGAACCCCGGGCGCGAGCCGACGCGGGCGCCGCTGGAAGCGCCGGAACGCACGCTGTCGTTCCTGGGAGGCTCGTCGGAGCTGCTGCGGCAGCAGGTGCAGCAGGCCGTGTCGCAGTTCATGGGGGGCGTGCACGGCGGGTTGTTCTTCAAAGGGGACAGCCGCAGTCAGCTCGCGGCGCTGACGTTCGATGACGCGCCGCACCCGCTGTACGCGCCGCTCGTGCTGGATACCCTGCGGCGCGCGGGCGTGCACGCGACGTTCTTCTGCATCGGCCGGAACGCCGAGGCGTACCCGTATTTCGTGCGTGACATGGTCGCGCAGGGCCACGAGGTCGCGAACCACACGTACCATCACGTGCGCCTGCCGGAGCTCAGCGCCGCGCAGGTCCGCGAGGAGCTGTCGCAGGCCAACGCGGTCCTGCAGGGCATCACGGGGCGGCCCGTACGGTACTTCCGCCCGCCCGGCGGGGAGTACAGCGCGCAGACGCTGCGGGTCGCGGAGGCGCTGGGGCTGGTCACGACGTTCTGGACGGACGACCCGGCGGACTTCACGAATCCCGGCGACGCCGTCCTGCAGGAGCGCCTGCTCAAGCACCTGCGCGCGGGCGGCATCGTGCTGCTGCACGACAACGCGCCGCAGGCGCTGCGGGTGCTGCCGGCGTTTCTGGAGCTCGCGCGGGGCCGGCAGCTGACCCTCGTGACGGTCGGGCGGCTGGCGCGCCCATGA
- a CDS encoding GNAT family N-acetyltransferase, giving the protein MTFIVRGVRPADWPDVARIAYATGFFGASARRYFPDEALFGALWVGPYALAGADALGFVAEWRGRTVGYILGTTTFSAYRAGFRALAPQLAMGAARGAYPQLAGCVPYLTRAGRFALPHAPEAAFPAHLHLNLSEDARGLGAGGALLDAYLDALRARAVPGVQLSTTARNEAAVALYTRRGFGTLEARRTPLWRPWLGEDALHLTLGRALP; this is encoded by the coding sequence ATGACGTTCATCGTGCGGGGCGTGCGCCCCGCGGACTGGCCGGACGTGGCGCGCATCGCGTACGCGACGGGGTTTTTCGGCGCGTCGGCCCGCCGGTACTTCCCGGATGAGGCGCTGTTCGGGGCGCTGTGGGTGGGGCCGTACGCGCTGGCCGGGGCGGACGCGTTGGGGTTCGTGGCGGAGTGGCGCGGGCGGACGGTCGGGTACATCTTGGGCACGACGACGTTCAGCGCGTACCGCGCGGGGTTCCGCGCCCTCGCGCCGCAGCTGGCAATGGGGGCCGCGCGGGGCGCGTACCCGCAGCTGGCGGGGTGCGTGCCGTACCTGACGCGTGCGGGGCGGTTCGCGCTGCCGCACGCGCCGGAAGCGGCGTTCCCGGCGCATCTGCACCTGAACCTGTCGGAGGACGCGCGCGGCCTGGGGGCCGGGGGGGCGCTGCTGGACGCGTACCTGGACGCGCTGCGCGCGCGGGCCGTGCCCGGCGTGCAGCTGTCCACCACGGCGCGCAACGAGGCGGCGGTGGCGCTGTACACGCGGCGTGGGTTCGGGACGCTGGAGGCGCGGCGCACGCCCCTGTGGCGGCCGTGGCTCGGGGAGGACGCGCTGCACCTGACGTTGGGGCGCGCGCTGCCCTGA
- a CDS encoding heparan-alpha-glucosaminide N-acetyltransferase domain-containing protein: protein MAAPTFQPDTPAAPTAAVVPQVARGARLAALDAWRGLTVLLMLLVNNVALDWRTPKELMHAPWGGGATLADLVFPWFLFCAGTALPFSLASARRAGVRGWALVRKLLTRTVLLYLVGVVLVSAVAHRLTFGLGVLQLIALASLLGAAGAQLRVGARMVLAAALLVGYAAVLLLTPVPGVGAGVLEETRNAVQYLNQTFLAPLGVRGLLSVLPTGALVLLGSVAGEWARRTDGVPRLLALGAALSALGFAWGAFMPINKPLWTPPYILLGAGLGTLGLLACLLVERGGRGRSLTPLVAAGRNALLAYVAPILVKTWVLQGWQVRWTGRDASMQDALLGLARGHLGLWWGGWLYTLGYVGAVWVGLWWLYRRGVTWKL from the coding sequence TTGGCCGCCCCCACCTTCCAGCCCGATACCCCCGCAGCGCCCACGGCCGCTGTGGTGCCACAGGTGGCGCGCGGCGCGCGGCTGGCCGCGCTGGACGCGTGGCGCGGCCTGACCGTCCTGCTGATGCTGCTCGTGAACAACGTGGCGCTCGACTGGCGCACGCCGAAGGAGCTGATGCACGCGCCGTGGGGTGGGGGGGCCACCCTGGCGGATCTGGTGTTCCCGTGGTTCCTGTTCTGCGCGGGGACGGCGCTGCCGTTCTCGCTGGCGAGCGCGCGCCGCGCGGGCGTGCGAGGGTGGGCCCTGGTCCGCAAGCTGCTGACCCGAACGGTGCTGCTGTACCTGGTGGGCGTGGTGTTGGTGAGCGCCGTGGCGCACCGCCTGACGTTCGGGCTGGGGGTGCTGCAGCTGATCGCGCTGGCGTCACTGCTGGGCGCGGCGGGGGCGCAGCTGCGGGTGGGGGCGCGCATGGTGCTGGCGGCGGCGCTGCTGGTGGGGTACGCGGCGGTGCTGCTGCTCACGCCGGTGCCGGGCGTGGGCGCGGGGGTACTGGAGGAAACGCGGAACGCCGTGCAGTACCTGAATCAGACGTTTCTCGCGCCGCTGGGCGTGCGCGGCCTGTTGTCGGTGCTGCCGACGGGCGCGCTTGTGCTGCTGGGCAGCGTGGCAGGAGAGTGGGCGCGCCGTACGGACGGTGTACCGCGGCTGCTGGCGCTCGGCGCGGCCCTGAGCGCGCTGGGGTTCGCGTGGGGGGCGTTCATGCCCATCAACAAGCCGCTGTGGACGCCGCCGTACATCCTGCTGGGCGCAGGCCTGGGCACCCTGGGGCTACTTGCCTGCCTGCTGGTGGAACGCGGCGGGCGGGGGCGCAGCCTCACGCCGCTGGTGGCTGCCGGACGCAACGCGCTGCTGGCGTACGTCGCGCCGATCCTGGTGAAGACCTGGGTGCTGCAGGGGTGGCAGGTCCGCTGGACCGGGCGGGACGCCAGCATGCAGGACGCGCTGCTGGGCCTCGCGCGTGGGCATCTGGGGTTGTGGTGGGGCGGGTGGCTGTACACGCTGGGGTACGTGGGGGCCGTGTGGGTGGGGTTGTGGTGGCTGTACCGCCGGGGCGTCACCTGGAAGCTTTGA
- a CDS encoding PIG-L deacetylase family protein: MTRRAQIITLMCALLLLLAFAINASGALPLLYPRGTRIVAELPVAPAPRAGQRVLIVSPHPDDESLCCAGSVRRALDAGADVWIVWLTNGDGFELDAVLTDRTTRPAGPAMVRLGEHRETEAARAAAALGVPRDHLLYLGYPDGGLEHLFLEHYNTPYTSRYTLARRVPYTDALTPGAAYTGLNVERDLARVLDRVRPDLILAPSIEDRHPDHRATGYFITRLLAARGQADRLRFWIVHGGTEYPLPKGLHPQLPLLIAPRGVRLAWERVPLTPEQEDIKRRAIEAHASQMQVMGRFLLAFVRRNELLTRQIVPELPTRP, encoded by the coding sequence ATGACGCGGCGCGCCCAGATCATCACGCTGATGTGCGCGCTGCTGCTGCTGCTCGCCTTCGCCATCAACGCCAGCGGCGCCCTGCCACTCCTGTACCCGCGCGGCACCCGCATCGTCGCGGAACTGCCCGTCGCGCCCGCCCCGCGTGCCGGTCAGCGCGTCCTGATCGTCTCCCCACACCCGGACGACGAGAGCCTGTGCTGCGCCGGCAGCGTCCGCCGCGCCCTCGACGCCGGCGCGGACGTCTGGATCGTCTGGCTCACCAACGGCGACGGCTTCGAACTCGACGCCGTGCTCACCGACCGCACCACCCGCCCCGCCGGGCCCGCCATGGTCCGCCTCGGCGAGCACCGCGAAACTGAAGCGGCGCGCGCCGCCGCCGCCCTCGGCGTGCCCCGCGACCACCTCCTGTACCTCGGGTACCCCGACGGCGGCCTCGAGCACCTGTTCCTCGAGCACTACAACACCCCCTACACCTCCCGGTACACCCTCGCCCGCCGCGTGCCCTACACGGACGCCCTCACCCCCGGCGCGGCCTACACCGGCCTGAACGTCGAACGCGACCTCGCCCGCGTGCTCGACCGCGTCCGCCCCGACCTGATCCTCGCGCCGTCCATCGAGGACCGCCACCCCGACCACCGCGCCACCGGGTACTTCATCACGCGGCTGCTCGCGGCGCGCGGCCAGGCGGACCGCCTGCGCTTCTGGATCGTGCACGGCGGCACCGAGTACCCCCTCCCCAAAGGCCTGCACCCGCAACTGCCGCTGCTGATCGCCCCGCGCGGCGTGCGCCTCGCCTGGGAACGCGTGCCGCTCACCCCCGAACAGGAGGACATCAAACGCCGCGCCATCGAGGCGCACGCCTCCCAGATGCAGGTCATGGGCCGCTTCCTGCTGGCCTTCGTGCGCCGCAACGAACTCCTCACGCGGCAAATCGTGCCCGAACTCCCCACCCGCCCCTGA
- the phoU gene encoding phosphate signaling complex protein PhoU: MREALDQDLRALTVGALEMIATVERMLPLAGAVLLNRDTARLEDVRALDREVDEQERRIEAECLRAIALHQPVARDLRLIALILKSLSDIERMGDYAVHVAEDGADLAQAPALKKYVNLARMLERLQEMMVSLRGAIETRDVDRASATRAMDDEVDDLYEQIQRELVTYMLEDPRTISKALTLMRVGRSLERIGDHVENVAERVNYWVTGDRVH, from the coding sequence ATGCGTGAAGCCCTGGACCAAGACCTGCGCGCCCTGACCGTCGGCGCGCTCGAGATGATCGCAACGGTGGAGCGCATGCTGCCGCTGGCGGGTGCTGTGCTGCTGAACCGCGACACCGCGAGGCTCGAGGATGTCCGCGCACTGGACCGGGAAGTGGACGAGCAGGAACGCCGCATCGAGGCGGAATGCCTGCGCGCCATTGCCCTGCACCAGCCGGTCGCGCGGGACCTGCGCCTGATCGCGCTGATCCTCAAGAGCCTGTCGGACATCGAGCGGATGGGCGACTACGCGGTGCACGTCGCGGAGGACGGCGCGGACCTCGCGCAGGCGCCCGCGCTGAAGAAGTACGTGAACCTCGCGCGGATGCTGGAGCGCCTGCAGGAGATGATGGTGAGCCTGCGGGGCGCCATCGAGACGCGCGACGTGGACCGCGCCAGCGCGACGCGCGCCATGGACGACGAGGTTGACGACCTGTACGAGCAGATTCAGCGCGAGCTGGTGACGTACATGCTGGAGGACCCGCGCACCATCAGCAAGGCGCTCACGCTGATGCGGGTGGGCCGCAGCCTGGAACGCATCGGCGATCACGTCGAGAACGTCGCGGAGCGCGTGAACTACTGGGTGACCGGCGACCGCGTCCACTGA
- a CDS encoding substrate-binding domain-containing protein, whose protein sequence is MSRAPRPSSAARRVAGLLALLAVNVGAAQTLTPTLRVVGTAAPWVDGATYRGRSPGAAARDLYAGRADVALVSSPLPPPPGGRRTLAVPVGVFAVRVAYRLPGVTLRLNVTTLCRLLDGTVRVWNAPEVQALQAPGVTLPALPVLVSARTDANGASFAVAQACVRAGAWPRARLKATWTGGAAFTPGSAEAQARNLDLPGALAVRGPGALPAGVGVARLRSPDGVDVPPTPALGFVGTPGARSGLPRTPFGLLPSANAPGAYPLRGLLWAVTLADQAYGGRTEARARAVQAWLGQLRAADHAEFAGIPAPQRFPIRLTFGGRALTGPNVRERSGLSQGTLSANSGDGRAGPED, encoded by the coding sequence ATGTCGCGCGCACCTCGCCCTTCGTCTGCCGCTCGGCGCGTGGCCGGGCTGCTGGCGCTGCTGGCCGTGAACGTCGGCGCGGCGCAGACGCTCACGCCGACGCTGCGCGTGGTGGGCACCGCCGCGCCGTGGGTGGACGGCGCGACGTACCGGGGGCGTTCGCCGGGCGCGGCCGCCCGGGACCTGTACGCGGGCCGCGCGGACGTGGCGCTGGTTTCGTCGCCCCTGCCGCCGCCGCCCGGCGGACGGCGGACGCTGGCGGTGCCGGTGGGGGTGTTCGCGGTGCGCGTCGCGTACCGCCTGCCGGGCGTGACGCTGCGCCTGAACGTGACGACCCTCTGCCGGTTGCTGGACGGGACCGTGCGGGTGTGGAACGCGCCGGAGGTGCAGGCCCTGCAGGCGCCCGGCGTGACGCTGCCGGCCCTGCCGGTGCTGGTGAGTGCCCGCACGGACGCGAACGGCGCGAGTTTCGCGGTGGCGCAGGCGTGCGTGCGGGCAGGCGCGTGGCCGCGCGCGCGCCTGAAGGCCACGTGGACGGGCGGGGCGGCGTTCACGCCAGGCAGCGCCGAGGCGCAGGCGCGCAACCTGGACCTGCCAGGGGCGCTGGCGGTGCGCGGTCCGGGCGCGCTGCCCGCAGGGGTGGGCGTGGCGCGCCTGCGCAGCCCGGACGGTGTGGACGTGCCGCCCACGCCGGCGCTGGGGTTCGTGGGGACGCCGGGCGCGCGTTCGGGGCTGCCGCGCACGCCATTCGGGCTGCTGCCGAGCGCGAACGCGCCGGGCGCGTACCCGCTGCGGGGGCTGCTGTGGGCGGTGACGCTCGCGGATCAGGCGTACGGCGGGCGGACAGAGGCGCGCGCGCGCGCGGTGCAGGCGTGGCTCGGGCAGTTGCGCGCGGCCGACCATGCAGAGTTCGCGGGCATCCCGGCGCCGCAACGCTTCCCGATTCGCCTGACGTTCGGGGGCCGGGCACTCACCGGCCCGAACGTGAGGGAACGCTCAGGTCTGTCCCAGGGGACGCTCAGCGCCAACTCAGGTGACGGCAGGGCGGGCCCCGAAGACTGA